DNA from Roseimicrobium sp. ORNL1:
GACGCGAACTTCTCCTGGTGGCGCGTGAGCATCAGCATCGGCTTGCCGATTACCTTGCGCCGTTGGGATTGGAACTGGTGCTTGATGAAGAAGTGCCACTGCTGCAGGCACGGCCACGCATGGAGTCTTGCCAGCTTCTTGGTTCCTTCAGCAAATATGAAACCCTCATGCTGCTCACCCTCTGGCGTGTGTGGGATGAGGCGCAGACGGGTGGACTCAGCTCCGCAGTCACGCTCACGCTGGATGAGTTGTACGAGAAGCTTCGTGTGTATTTTGAAGACATCGAACGTCCCGAGCGCACACAGCTGGAGGATGCGCTGGGCAAATTGAAGCGGCACCGGCTTATCCGCACTCGTCGCCCGGATGATTCCGAGGCTCCTGGTGAAACCATCATCGAGGTCCTGCCTTCGCTCGCGCGTGTGATACCTTTTGATTCCATCGAACAGTGGGGTGAGCGCGCTCAACTGGTCTCGCCAACCGCGGCCACAAGTGAGGAAGCTTCGACTGGAGGTGCGTCCGCAGTATGAATTCACCCCGTCGCATCACCCTGAGCCGCATCGTGGCGGTGAACTGGTATGGGTATCGTCAGTTCATTGATGTGAATGGCCTTTCGCTAATCACTGGAGCGAATGGTTCCGGCAAGAGCGCGCTGTTGGACCTCATCCAGTTCGTCATGCTTGGGGAACAGCTCAGCCGCTTCAACAAAGCGGCGGCCGGCGCGGGCAGCGGGCGTACGCTGCGTGGTTACTGTCTCTGTGATACCAATACCCT
Protein-coding regions in this window:
- a CDS encoding DUF4194 domain-containing protein, giving the protein MTIERTDPLWPSFWHDVPVDDRAPMRDILADLLSHGVLLGDTGSGRELLLVAREHQHRLADYLAPLGLELVLDEEVPLLQARPRMESCQLLGSFSKYETLMLLTLWRVWDEAQTGGLSSAVTLTLDELYEKLRVYFEDIERPERTQLEDALGKLKRHRLIRTRRPDDSEAPGETIIEVLPSLARVIPFDSIEQWGERAQLVSPTAATSEEASTGGASAV